One Tindallia magadiensis genomic region harbors:
- a CDS encoding GAF domain-containing protein translates to MSQLDTNTSVVSQQFGKKWIDCVAFFTQVLTEEQIYTYGYQFLHDISEWSSSAIFVLQDHEYICKNEIGMSSEVKHHAATEKLKQWPVLQGRVLYHPYINFLSPDFCQKNKVTISIPMIVKDELKAFIIVTSNDEAYNFPWSEEEMESLKDLMNMSLTMATERSKLKHSQEELNQQIFSMTMAAQCSRMIMAETNLEQLYRLCIDVVREITTSRATSFGLYDPSEQKMKVKGFLSLEHKTCHACSFSVQTEKISGDQRIFHIDRDRAMLEKIFSNPEKLKDLDAVYLFLLADETLLGFLTIGEAASGKNYDDRTLEQIESITKGIYIAIQNALHISTIQHQKEEIASQLEAIKKFNRMMKNVNSCNDLEELVEITLQTLAFGFNVHQSIFVLGTQQQHQLYQNGYPQESTIHMKDSFWNRDVNEFYFLQGENAAEDFVYVSDGKEHNGLIIAPIKTDELALEVLPIGYLVITGLPGAVDEKTLLIIQTFANTIAPICKHLHEKKIDQHLKMDNQAIIFQDKIQDHFSQKENLLPSLRVFYKKWRKKPFESPQHPLLLEYPESFYFDQLILVIERVPDTVSSTCFDGSFVPDSWNNVVDTLQNID, encoded by the coding sequence TTGAGTCAACTTGATACCAATACATCTGTTGTATCCCAGCAATTTGGAAAGAAATGGATCGATTGCGTTGCCTTTTTTACTCAAGTATTAACAGAAGAACAGATTTATACCTATGGCTATCAATTTCTTCACGATATCTCTGAATGGTCTTCATCTGCCATTTTTGTTCTACAGGATCATGAATATATCTGCAAAAACGAAATCGGAATGAGTTCTGAAGTAAAACATCATGCCGCTACAGAAAAATTAAAACAATGGCCTGTCCTTCAGGGACGAGTTTTATATCATCCATATATTAACTTCCTAAGTCCTGACTTTTGTCAAAAAAACAAGGTCACTATTAGCATTCCCATGATTGTTAAAGATGAGTTAAAGGCTTTTATCATCGTTACCTCCAATGATGAAGCTTATAATTTCCCTTGGTCTGAAGAAGAAATGGAATCCTTAAAAGATTTAATGAATATGTCCCTTACCATGGCAACGGAACGTTCTAAGCTAAAACATAGTCAGGAGGAACTTAATCAGCAAATTTTCAGCATGACAATGGCCGCACAATGTAGTCGTATGATCATGGCTGAAACAAATCTGGAACAATTATATCGTTTATGTATTGATGTCGTTCGAGAAATTACCACCAGCCGAGCCACCAGTTTTGGACTTTATGATCCTAGTGAACAGAAAATGAAAGTAAAGGGCTTTCTTTCACTGGAACACAAGACATGTCATGCCTGCTCATTTTCTGTTCAAACAGAAAAGATATCCGGCGATCAACGCATCTTCCACATAGATCGTGATCGAGCAATGCTGGAAAAAATATTTTCAAATCCAGAAAAACTTAAAGATCTAGATGCCGTTTACCTCTTTCTATTAGCCGACGAAACCTTACTGGGCTTTCTTACCATTGGAGAAGCTGCCTCTGGTAAAAATTACGACGACAGAACACTTGAACAAATCGAAAGCATCACCAAAGGAATTTACATCGCTATTCAAAATGCCTTACATATTTCTACGATTCAACATCAAAAAGAAGAAATCGCTTCTCAATTAGAAGCGATAAAAAAATTCAACCGCATGATGAAGAATGTAAATTCTTGCAATGATTTGGAAGAACTTGTTGAAATAACGCTCCAAACCCTCGCCTTTGGTTTTAATGTACATCAATCCATTTTTGTATTAGGAACTCAGCAACAACATCAACTCTATCAAAATGGTTATCCGCAAGAATCCACCATTCATATGAAAGATTCTTTTTGGAACCGCGATGTCAATGAATTTTATTTCCTACAAGGTGAAAATGCCGCTGAGGATTTTGTCTATGTTAGTGATGGTAAAGAACATAATGGGCTCATTATTGCACCTATCAAAACCGATGAGCTTGCCCTTGAAGTACTACCCATAGGTTATTTAGTTATTACAGGACTTCCTGGCGCTGTTGATGAAAAAACGCTGCTAATTATACAAACTTTTGCAAATACGATTGCTCCTATTTGCAAACACCTACATGAAAAAAAAATAGACCAACACCTCAAAATGGATAATCAAGCAATTATTTTTCAAGATAAGATACAAGATCATTTTTCTCAAAAGGAAAATCTATTGCCATCGCTTCGAGTGTTCTACAAAAAATGGAGAAAAAAACCTTTTGAATCTCCTCAACACCCTCTGTTACTCGAATATCCAGAAAGTTTCTATTTCGATCAGTTAATTCTCGTCATCGAACGAGTTCCTGATACCGTTTCTTCAACATGTTTTGACGGAAGCTTTGTTCCAGATTCTTGGAACAACGTGGTAGATACCTTACAAAACATTGATTAA
- a CDS encoding 5'-nucleotidase C-terminal domain-containing protein, with translation MMKQSYVKKKHFILLMVLTMVLSCFSTWIVWADEHEETLVILHTNDIHGRVSEGRFDGMGLERIATLVNGYREKHDNVLLLDAGDAIHGMPIATIERGASIIRIMNAMGYDLLVAGNHEFNYGKERLSELDNISDFPIIAANILVEDTEEHFLTPYVIYEYDDFTVGVFGLATPETLYKSHPDGTKGLLFADPVESAKAMVEELEDRVDIMIALAHLGIDEGSLYNETSIGVAEQVEGIHLIVDGHSHHKLNEGLLVNDTLIVMAEEYAKNLGVVEITLVDGEFSSITARLHEKEESMELEPDPDVLKVIEDVIENQQEILTEKVGETNVHLDGEREQVRAGETNLGNLIADSMVWITNADFAFTNGGGIRSSIAEGSITKEDIIAVLPFGNRVVTVEMKGSAVIKALEVSAADYPEPAGKFAHVSGMNYTIDPNKPAGQRISDVTIAGESIDKEASYVMATNDFLAAGGDEMTMLAEAPIISDFVSLDEALMEYLSYMGAVSPEIEGRITTLEMEEELEPKEPIEEILVPEETEETVIEEYEIHIVLKDEVLWRIAEQYKTSWENLAEINGLDNPHVIFPGQEILYPIH, from the coding sequence ATGATGAAGCAGAGTTATGTAAAGAAGAAACATTTTATCTTGTTAATGGTGTTAACGATGGTGTTGTCGTGTTTTAGTACGTGGATAGTTTGGGCTGATGAACACGAAGAAACGTTGGTTATACTACATACCAACGATATTCATGGCCGAGTATCAGAAGGACGTTTTGACGGAATGGGACTGGAACGTATAGCAACACTAGTTAATGGCTATAGAGAAAAGCATGACAACGTATTATTACTAGATGCTGGAGATGCTATTCATGGGATGCCTATAGCTACTATAGAAAGAGGTGCTAGCATTATTCGTATTATGAATGCTATGGGATATGATCTTTTAGTGGCAGGTAACCACGAGTTTAACTATGGAAAAGAGCGATTGTCAGAATTAGATAATATATCTGATTTTCCTATCATTGCAGCTAACATTCTTGTAGAGGATACAGAAGAACATTTTTTGACACCATATGTCATTTACGAGTATGATGATTTTACAGTTGGCGTTTTTGGTTTAGCAACTCCCGAAACACTGTATAAAAGTCATCCGGATGGGACGAAAGGTCTTCTGTTTGCTGATCCAGTTGAGTCTGCGAAAGCAATGGTAGAAGAATTAGAGGATCGGGTGGATATAATGATTGCTCTTGCTCATTTGGGAATAGATGAAGGAAGTCTTTATAATGAAACAAGCATAGGCGTTGCGGAACAAGTAGAGGGAATTCACCTGATTGTTGATGGACATAGTCACCATAAATTGAACGAGGGACTCTTGGTAAATGATACCTTGATTGTGATGGCAGAAGAATATGCTAAGAATTTAGGAGTTGTTGAGATTACATTAGTGGATGGTGAATTCTCTTCGATTACAGCTAGATTGCATGAAAAAGAAGAGAGTATGGAACTAGAGCCGGATCCTGATGTTCTTAAGGTGATCGAAGATGTAATAGAAAATCAACAGGAAATATTAACAGAAAAGGTAGGCGAAACCAACGTTCACCTTGATGGTGAACGTGAACAAGTGCGCGCTGGAGAAACTAACTTAGGAAACCTGATTGCTGATTCAATGGTTTGGATTACAAACGCTGATTTTGCATTTACTAATGGAGGCGGAATTCGTTCCTCTATTGCCGAAGGATCTATTACAAAAGAAGATATTATTGCTGTACTACCTTTTGGAAACAGGGTAGTTACGGTGGAGATGAAAGGTTCTGCAGTGATAAAGGCATTGGAAGTTTCAGCCGCTGATTATCCTGAGCCTGCTGGAAAATTTGCTCATGTATCCGGGATGAACTATACGATTGATCCGAATAAACCGGCAGGGCAGCGAATAAGTGATGTGACTATTGCTGGAGAGTCCATTGATAAAGAAGCGAGCTATGTAATGGCTACCAATGATTTTTTGGCAGCTGGAGGGGATGAAATGACGATGTTAGCTGAAGCTCCTATCATTAGTGATTTTGTTTCTTTGGATGAGGCTTTGATGGAGTATCTGTCTTACATGGGCGCAGTTTCGCCGGAAATTGAAGGTAGAATTACAACGCTAGAGATGGAAGAGGAACTTGAGCCGAAAGAGCCAATAGAAGAAATTTTAGTACCCGAAGAAACAGAGGAAACGGTGATCGAAGAATATGAGATTCATATCGTTTTAAAAGACGAAGTTTTATGGCGTATTGCTGAACAGTACAAAACCAGCTGGGAAAACCTTGCGGAAATCAATGGGTTAGATAATCCACATGTCATATTTCCTGGTCAGGAAATATTGTATCCGATTCATTAA
- a CDS encoding YdbC family protein has protein sequence MTSLNYSIEKEYGVISESTKGWKKELNLVSWNNRNAKYDLRDWSPEREKMGKGITLTEKELIVLRDLLNEMDL, from the coding sequence ATGACGTCACTTAACTACAGTATTGAGAAAGAATATGGAGTTATTTCAGAATCTACAAAAGGTTGGAAAAAAGAGCTGAATTTAGTAAGTTGGAATAATCGGAACGCTAAATATGATTTGAGAGACTGGTCTCCTGAACGTGAAAAAATGGGGAAGGGAATAACGCTTACGGAGAAAGAATTGATTGTACTAAGAGATTTGTTGAATGAGATGGATTTGTAG
- a CDS encoding GGDEF domain-containing protein, which yields MRISQKINMIKIGYLTLMSLLFATFIIILSSSNQVQENYRIMQEEHMEIIMTGSNLKSLLSEQQVQLVRYMDEEDPASYYFIMKLQQEIHNILTDLGDLQRESDDTTDYQRLVRTLKATDIPLETILNRGISNELERYTSFVAYVSSLNLATTFTDRIILHQYELYTERRIKNENSINFSREVTVLGGLSVFFGALYFYRFLRTKVNVMEDEGKKDSLTGLYNKRYLEKLMHYYQEKKENRTMHMVIMDLDHFKIINDEYGHVVGDAVIKNFSDLILKSLRKEDYAFRFGGEEFLVLLLGMKDDDVYKICERIRKTLESTPIHIKNFTLNLTVTIGFSKGNTQGDYLTVLEQADHFLYVGKRNGRNQTVWKDTV from the coding sequence ATGAGAATTTCACAGAAAATTAATATGATAAAAATTGGATATCTTACTCTTATGAGCTTACTCTTTGCTACTTTTATTATTATTCTGTCTTCCAGTAATCAGGTTCAAGAAAACTATCGAATAATGCAGGAAGAACATATGGAAATTATTATGACCGGTAGTAACTTAAAAAGTTTGCTCTCTGAGCAGCAAGTTCAATTAGTCAGGTATATGGATGAGGAAGATCCTGCCAGCTATTATTTTATTATGAAGCTTCAGCAAGAAATCCATAATATACTCACTGACTTAGGTGATTTACAAAGAGAATCCGACGATACGACAGATTACCAAAGACTTGTAAGAACTTTAAAAGCTACGGATATCCCATTAGAAACAATATTGAATAGAGGTATTTCAAATGAATTAGAGCGGTATACTTCCTTCGTTGCCTATGTCAGCTCGCTCAACCTTGCAACCACTTTTACTGATCGAATTATTCTGCATCAATACGAACTCTATACAGAACGAAGAATTAAAAATGAGAATAGCATTAACTTCTCCAGAGAGGTAACTGTATTAGGTGGACTTTCCGTTTTTTTTGGAGCATTATACTTTTATCGCTTTTTGCGAACAAAAGTGAATGTTATGGAAGATGAAGGAAAAAAAGACAGCCTTACTGGTCTTTACAACAAACGCTATCTGGAAAAATTGATGCATTATTATCAAGAAAAGAAGGAAAACCGTACCATGCATATGGTTATTATGGATCTTGACCATTTTAAGATCATTAATGATGAATATGGACATGTTGTAGGCGACGCTGTTATAAAAAATTTTTCCGATCTAATCTTAAAATCTTTGAGAAAAGAGGATTATGCCTTTCGATTCGGAGGCGAGGAGTTTTTAGTCCTTCTCTTAGGAATGAAGGATGACGACGTATATAAAATATGTGAGAGAATACGTAAAACCCTTGAATCCACACCTATTCATATCAAAAACTTCACTTTGAACCTTACGGTAACTATTGGTTTTTCTAAAGGAAATACACAGGGGGATTACTTAACGGTTTTGGAGCAGGCTGATCACTTCCTCTATGTCGGCAAAAGAAATGGTCGTAACCAAACTGTTTGGAAAGACACGGTATAA
- a CDS encoding cyclic 2,3-diphosphoglycerate synthase, translating to MKEKKVIIIGAAGRDFHNFNTVFRENVHYRVVAFTAAQIPDIDDRKYPAELAGERYPDGIPIFPQDKLEELIHDLEVDECIFAYSDVNYQFVMGLGAQVNAAGADFRLMGPKSTTLKSKKPVISVCATRTGCGKSQTARKIIENLMEMGLKVIVVRHPMPYGNLVEQKVQRFSTVEDLHRHHCTIEEMEEYEPHVVRGNVIYAGVDYEAILREAEKDPDGCDVILWDGGNNDFSFYQPDLAVTVLDPHRPGQELSYYPGEVNLRTADVAIINKIDSADPDAVVQVERNIKHANPTATVIKAESTIHVDQPELIKNKRVVVIEDGPTLTHGEMKLGAGIIAAQRLEASEIIDPRPYLTGKLIDTFKTYPEIGTLIPAMGYGEQQLKDLEATIDKIDCDAVVIGTPIDLSRVINIKKPFVRVHYDLKEQGEQKLEKVLALFVKQYIK from the coding sequence ATGAAAGAAAAAAAAGTGATTATTATTGGTGCGGCAGGTAGGGATTTCCATAATTTCAACACTGTTTTTCGTGAGAATGTTCATTACAGGGTAGTTGCTTTTACAGCGGCTCAAATACCAGATATCGACGATAGAAAGTATCCGGCAGAGCTTGCGGGAGAACGCTATCCTGATGGAATTCCAATCTTTCCTCAAGATAAATTAGAGGAACTCATTCATGATTTGGAAGTAGATGAATGTATCTTTGCTTATAGTGATGTAAACTATCAGTTTGTGATGGGGCTGGGAGCTCAAGTAAATGCAGCTGGAGCTGACTTTCGATTGATGGGTCCGAAAAGCACTACCTTAAAAAGTAAAAAGCCAGTCATTTCTGTATGTGCGACCCGTACCGGATGTGGTAAAAGTCAAACAGCTCGAAAGATAATCGAAAATCTAATGGAAATGGGTTTAAAAGTAATCGTAGTGAGGCATCCCATGCCATATGGAAACCTCGTAGAGCAAAAAGTACAGCGATTTTCCACAGTGGAAGACCTGCATCGTCATCACTGTACGATTGAGGAGATGGAAGAGTATGAGCCACACGTAGTCAGAGGGAATGTTATTTATGCTGGGGTAGATTACGAAGCGATTCTTCGAGAAGCAGAAAAAGATCCAGATGGTTGTGATGTAATCCTTTGGGATGGAGGGAATAACGATTTTTCGTTTTATCAACCAGATTTAGCGGTGACGGTGTTGGATCCACATCGACCAGGTCAAGAGTTGTCCTATTATCCTGGAGAAGTAAATCTGCGCACAGCAGATGTAGCCATTATTAACAAGATAGATAGTGCTGATCCGGATGCGGTAGTACAGGTAGAAAGAAACATCAAGCACGCCAATCCGACAGCTACGGTTATCAAAGCGGAGTCAACGATTCATGTTGACCAGCCAGAACTAATAAAAAACAAGCGGGTGGTAGTGATAGAGGATGGGCCTACATTGACCCATGGAGAAATGAAACTAGGGGCTGGTATTATAGCGGCACAACGGTTAGAAGCTTCTGAGATTATTGATCCACGTCCCTATTTGACAGGAAAGCTTATAGATACCTTTAAAACATATCCTGAGATTGGTACTTTGATACCGGCTATGGGGTATGGCGAACAGCAGCTGAAGGATTTAGAAGCGACGATCGATAAAATAGATTGCGATGCCGTTGTCATAGGAACTCCGATCGATTTAAGCCGAGTGATAAATATTAAAAAACCATTTGTCAGAGTACATTATGATTTAAAAGAGCAAGGGGAACAGAAGTTGGAAAAAGTATTGGCGTTGTTTGTGAAACAATATATAAAATAG
- a CDS encoding flavodoxin domain-containing protein, producing the protein MKKVTIIYGSTTGNTERVAELLKSNIAAEVTLADASNADKEMVQSADLILLGASTWGYGEIQDDFQAYYDLMNEDLLKGKDVAVFGCGNSDDFPDVYCEAVNLIKDKAAECGANIIGEGLKVDGEVDDNVSAIESFAKSLV; encoded by the coding sequence ATGAAAAAAGTTACTATTATTTATGGCAGCACAACAGGAAATACAGAGAGAGTGGCTGAATTATTAAAAAGTAACATAGCTGCTGAGGTCACATTAGCAGACGCTAGTAATGCAGATAAGGAAATGGTTCAATCTGCAGATCTTATTCTTCTCGGAGCTTCAACTTGGGGTTATGGAGAGATACAGGACGACTTTCAGGCATATTACGACTTAATGAATGAAGATCTTCTCAAAGGAAAAGACGTGGCTGTATTTGGTTGTGGCAACAGTGATGATTTTCCAGATGTTTACTGCGAGGCTGTCAACTTGATAAAAGATAAAGCAGCTGAATGCGGTGCAAATATCATAGGAGAAGGACTGAAAGTAGATGGTGAAGTGGACGATAATGTTTCAGCAATAGAATCATTTGCGAAATCTCTTGTATAA